A genomic window from Variovorax paradoxus includes:
- a CDS encoding SDR family oxidoreductase, giving the protein MALEQQTVVVVGGSSGVGLETVRRLAATGARVIATGRDSGKLQEAIGGLGKNVSGAAFDACDRGALDAFFEKTGPVDHLVLTLSGGEGAGEFAQLDLQSLRRGFEAKFWPQLEAAQAGARVLRKGGSLTFVTAISARNSLPGTAGLAAINGALEAMVGSLARELKPSRVNAVSPGLIDTPWWNRVPTAMKDDLFRQQVETLPVGRVGQPQDVAHAIQFLIENGYTTGTVIECDGGLRLV; this is encoded by the coding sequence ATGGCTTTGGAACAACAGACAGTGGTGGTGGTCGGCGGCTCGTCGGGCGTGGGGCTCGAAACCGTGCGGCGCCTTGCGGCAACCGGTGCCCGCGTGATCGCGACTGGGCGCGACAGCGGCAAGCTGCAGGAAGCGATCGGCGGCTTGGGCAAGAACGTGAGCGGCGCGGCCTTCGACGCCTGCGATCGCGGTGCGCTCGATGCTTTCTTCGAGAAGACCGGGCCCGTCGATCACCTGGTGCTCACGCTCAGCGGCGGCGAGGGCGCGGGCGAATTCGCGCAGCTCGATCTTCAGTCGCTGCGCCGCGGCTTCGAGGCCAAGTTCTGGCCGCAGCTCGAAGCGGCGCAAGCCGGCGCGCGCGTGCTGCGCAAGGGCGGCAGCCTGACCTTCGTGACGGCGATTTCCGCGCGCAATTCGCTGCCCGGCACAGCGGGGCTGGCCGCGATCAACGGCGCGCTCGAAGCGATGGTGGGCAGCCTGGCGCGCGAGCTGAAGCCGAGCCGGGTGAATGCCGTGTCACCCGGCCTCATCGACACGCCCTGGTGGAACCGCGTGCCCACCGCGATGAAGGACGACCTGTTCCGCCAGCAGGTCGAGACGCTGCCCGTCGGCCGCGTGGGGCAGCCGCAGGACGTGGCGCATGCCATCCAGTTCCTGATCGAGAACGGCTACACCACGGGCACGGTGATCGAGTGCGACGGCGGCTTGCGGCTGGTGTGA
- a CDS encoding LysR family transcriptional regulator encodes MEYINESDFRRLDLNLLLVFHALLHERSVTRAAQRLFIGQPALSGALKRLRAALGDELFVRTSHGMTPTPRALELARVIEPLLLSLQQALHAQPAFDPATAERVFRIGLSDALEVALMPQLMQRLSEQAPGVRLVARAADRTNAPGMLDAAEIELAVGVFIECAAWHRQRALFGWHFVCVYNAALVKTRGKRITLQEYLHHPHLLTSFSADLSGLVDDLLREQGHARQVVFSSRNFATSPFIVRQMPAITTVPTFAAATWRDALGLAVSPLPFETPAYEVSLLWAAARDGDPGLQWLIGLMAEVFGEKPVC; translated from the coding sequence ATGGAATACATCAACGAAAGTGATTTCAGGCGGCTCGACCTGAACCTGCTGCTGGTGTTCCACGCGCTGCTGCACGAACGCAGCGTCACGCGTGCGGCGCAGCGCCTGTTCATTGGCCAGCCGGCCCTGAGCGGCGCGCTCAAGCGCCTGCGCGCGGCCCTGGGCGACGAGCTGTTCGTGCGCACCTCGCACGGCATGACGCCGACGCCGCGCGCGCTCGAACTCGCGCGCGTCATCGAGCCGCTGCTGCTGTCGCTGCAGCAGGCGCTGCATGCACAGCCGGCGTTCGACCCCGCCACGGCCGAGCGCGTGTTCCGCATCGGCCTGAGCGATGCGCTCGAGGTGGCGCTGATGCCGCAGCTCATGCAGCGGCTTTCCGAACAGGCGCCGGGCGTGCGGCTCGTCGCGCGCGCGGCCGACCGCACCAACGCGCCCGGCATGCTCGACGCGGCCGAGATCGAACTGGCGGTGGGCGTGTTCATCGAGTGCGCCGCATGGCACCGGCAGCGCGCGCTGTTCGGCTGGCACTTCGTCTGCGTCTACAACGCCGCGCTCGTGAAGACACGCGGCAAGCGGATCACGCTCCAGGAATACCTGCACCACCCGCACCTGCTGACCTCGTTCAGCGCCGACCTGAGCGGGCTCGTCGACGATCTGCTGCGCGAGCAGGGGCATGCGCGCCAGGTCGTGTTCTCCAGCCGCAACTTCGCGACCAGCCCTTTCATCGTGCGGCAGATGCCCGCCATCACCACCGTACCCACCTTCGCCGCCGCCACGTGGCGCGACGCGCTCGGGCTGGCCGTGAGCCCGTTGCCTTTCGAAACACCGGCCTACGAAGTGTCGCTGCTGTGGGCGGCGGCGCGCGACGGCGATCCAGGCCTGCAGTGGCTGATCGGCCTCATGGCCGAGGTGTTCGGCGAGAAGCCCGTGTGTTGA
- a CDS encoding AraC-like ligand-binding domain-containing protein produces MNAHHFSTLLEHPADRQACWGRINTTYFGALNVQCLDTGTFDARMDAYELGPLGMFMIEAPSHRVARPDMRSEIALDEHYKLVLQLEGHGHISQRDREFHLHPGDWSLYDPRVPYAITNPERSRLLAITIPRQQFKGMKIPDLHTCEAHTPAMQGLYAVLGSFLTSLADQLPSLPNAVGRSVSDTVLGLLASTLATHSDEQFGAHPVPGVLKVRVKQFVHAHLADPTLSLDLIAQQLRCSKRYLHRVFEDEEQTLDRFIWQMRLERCSEALRNAAGGRTSVSEIAFAWGFNSSAHFCRVFKAQYGVSPREFQRRGAEKAPSPALTH; encoded by the coding sequence ATGAACGCACACCATTTCAGCACGCTGCTCGAACACCCCGCCGACCGGCAGGCCTGCTGGGGCCGGATCAACACCACCTACTTCGGCGCGCTGAACGTGCAGTGCCTGGACACAGGCACCTTCGACGCGCGCATGGACGCCTACGAACTCGGCCCGCTGGGCATGTTCATGATCGAGGCGCCCTCGCACCGCGTGGCGCGGCCCGACATGCGCAGCGAGATCGCGCTCGACGAGCACTACAAGCTGGTGCTGCAGCTCGAAGGCCACGGCCACATCTCGCAGCGCGACCGCGAGTTCCACCTGCACCCCGGCGACTGGAGCCTGTACGACCCACGCGTGCCCTACGCCATCACCAACCCCGAGCGCTCGCGCCTGCTGGCCATCACCATCCCGCGCCAGCAGTTCAAGGGCATGAAGATCCCCGACCTGCACACCTGCGAGGCGCACACGCCGGCCATGCAGGGGCTCTACGCGGTGCTCGGCTCGTTCCTCACCTCGCTGGCCGACCAGCTGCCCTCGCTGCCCAACGCAGTCGGCCGCTCGGTCAGCGACACGGTGCTGGGCCTGCTGGCCTCCACGCTGGCCACTCACTCCGACGAGCAGTTCGGCGCGCACCCGGTGCCTGGCGTGCTGAAGGTGCGCGTGAAACAGTTCGTGCACGCGCACCTCGCGGACCCGACCCTGTCGCTCGACCTCATCGCGCAGCAGCTGCGTTGCTCCAAACGCTACCTGCACCGCGTGTTCGAGGACGAGGAGCAGACGCTCGACCGCTTCATCTGGCAGATGCGGCTCGAGCGCTGCAGCGAGGCGCTGCGCAACGCGGCGGGCGGTCGCACGTCGGTGTCGGAGATTGCCTTTGCCTGGGGCTTCAACAGCAGTGCGCATTTCTGCCGAGTGTTCAAGGCGCAATACGGCGTGTCGCCGCGCGAGTTCCAGCGGCGCGGGGCGGAAAAGGCTCCTTCACCCGCACTCACACACTAG
- a CDS encoding ABC transporter ATP-binding protein: MLSVNDLRLQRGGKAVLHGIDLQVPPGEVTALLGANGAGKSSTVMAIGGVLPIAGGRIEVEGHALHGQRPERVRALGVAVVPEGHRVLGDLSVLDNLRAAATALPAARVADAVEQVLAVFPELRVKLALPARSLSGGQKQMVCIAQALIGKPRYLAIDELSLGLAPTVVKRLVEVVQQVAREGVGVLLIEQFTTVALAVSSRAYVLERGRMAFAGSSEELRSRPEILHSSYLAAA; this comes from the coding sequence ATGCTGAGCGTGAACGATCTGCGCCTGCAGCGCGGCGGCAAGGCCGTGCTGCACGGCATCGACCTGCAGGTGCCTCCCGGCGAAGTGACGGCGCTGCTGGGTGCGAACGGCGCGGGCAAGTCGAGCACGGTGATGGCCATCGGCGGCGTGCTGCCGATTGCGGGCGGACGCATCGAGGTCGAGGGCCATGCGCTGCACGGCCAGCGGCCCGAGCGCGTGCGTGCGCTCGGCGTGGCGGTGGTGCCTGAGGGCCACCGCGTGCTGGGCGATCTCTCGGTGCTCGACAACCTGCGTGCCGCCGCTACCGCGTTGCCCGCTGCGCGCGTGGCCGATGCGGTGGAGCAGGTGCTCGCGGTGTTTCCGGAATTGCGCGTGAAGCTCGCGCTGCCCGCGCGTTCGCTCTCGGGCGGCCAGAAGCAGATGGTCTGCATCGCGCAGGCGCTGATCGGCAAGCCGCGCTACCTGGCCATCGACGAGCTCTCGCTGGGGCTCGCGCCCACGGTGGTCAAGCGGCTGGTGGAGGTGGTGCAACAGGTCGCGCGCGAAGGCGTGGGCGTGCTGCTGATCGAACAGTTCACCACGGTGGCGCTCGCGGTGTCGAGCCGCGCCTATGTGCTGGAGCGTGGTCGCATGGCCTTCGCGGGCTCGTCGGAGGAGCTGAGAAGCCGGCCGGAGATACTGCACAGCAGCTATCTCGCGGCGGCCTGA
- a CDS encoding ABC transporter ATP-binding protein gives MIRISDLTVAFGGVKAIDALSAELDAPVCGLIGPNGAGKTTLVNVLSGLVLPRGGTVAVDGADLLGLKPIERVRFGLRRSFQTEQVVEDLSVWDNVRALLDHVPHARSDAVAQVARALAHTGLLDAATVPGHRLNLFQRRMLEIAKSLVGAPKLLLLDEPGAGLTEQEAGALRRVIGSVHAFCGAQVLLIDHDVDLIAATCTQTLVLDFGRRLALGPTRQVLDDPAVRKAYLGTE, from the coding sequence ATGATCCGCATCAGCGATCTCACCGTCGCCTTCGGCGGTGTCAAGGCCATCGACGCGCTGAGCGCCGAACTCGATGCGCCGGTGTGCGGCCTCATCGGCCCCAACGGCGCGGGCAAGACCACGCTGGTCAACGTGCTCAGCGGCCTCGTGCTGCCGCGCGGCGGCACCGTCGCGGTGGACGGCGCTGACCTGCTGGGCCTGAAGCCCATCGAGCGCGTGCGCTTCGGCCTGCGCCGGTCGTTCCAGACCGAGCAGGTGGTGGAGGACCTCAGTGTGTGGGACAACGTGCGCGCCCTGCTCGACCACGTGCCGCATGCGCGCAGCGATGCGGTGGCGCAGGTCGCGCGCGCGCTGGCGCACACCGGCCTGCTCGATGCGGCAACGGTGCCGGGCCATCGGCTCAACCTGTTCCAGCGCCGCATGCTGGAGATCGCCAAGTCGCTGGTCGGCGCGCCCAAGCTGCTCCTGCTCGACGAACCCGGCGCGGGCCTCACCGAACAGGAGGCCGGCGCGCTGCGCCGCGTGATCGGCTCGGTGCACGCTTTCTGCGGCGCGCAGGTGCTGCTGATCGACCATGACGTAGACCTGATCGCGGCCACCTGCACGCAGACCCTGGTGCTCGATTTCGGCCGCCGACTCGCGCTCGGCCCGACGCGCCAGGTGCTCGACGACCCGGCCGTGCGCAAGGCCTACCTCGGAACGGAGTGA
- a CDS encoding branched-chain amino acid ABC transporter permease, with protein MSASSTIVGAVPAHDVQGPPASLAQASRRARISLAVMVGCVLLIGLVVPWLANAYWIKTLTSSLALSIAAAGVALLYGQLGLVSLCQYALLGVGGWIALRAGHGLGWPFELSVLVGGLLSCVVGMLAGLPALRLKGLYLALVTMMMAGGFQVLINVTGFPDGGAGWLGRVFGSERLMMPRPALALSDAAYFRYVAVWLAAVLALIELHRRTRAGRSWALIRRGEAAAVAAGVNILRYQTWAFGLAGFCAGVAGALLAGGVGQLDGRAFTAGDSVMLFALTVVGGAYNWAGALIAGLLLRAVPALLTDFGVNGYLAMIFFGVALLHALITAPSGIAGQLAGAFAAVRQRLSGGKDAAP; from the coding sequence ATGAGCGCCTCTTCGACCATCGTCGGGGCTGTGCCGGCGCACGACGTGCAGGGGCCGCCGGCTTCGCTCGCGCAAGCATCGCGCCGCGCGCGCATCTCGCTGGCGGTGATGGTGGGCTGCGTGCTGCTCATCGGCCTCGTTGTACCGTGGCTGGCCAATGCCTACTGGATCAAGACGCTGACCTCCTCGCTCGCGCTGTCGATCGCGGCGGCCGGCGTGGCGCTGCTCTACGGGCAGCTGGGGCTGGTATCGCTGTGCCAGTACGCGCTGCTCGGCGTGGGCGGCTGGATCGCATTGCGCGCGGGGCACGGGCTGGGCTGGCCCTTCGAGCTGTCGGTGCTCGTGGGCGGGTTGCTGTCGTGCGTGGTGGGCATGCTCGCGGGGCTGCCGGCGCTGCGGCTCAAGGGGCTGTACCTGGCGCTCGTCACGATGATGATGGCGGGCGGCTTCCAGGTGCTCATCAACGTCACGGGTTTTCCCGACGGCGGCGCGGGATGGCTGGGCCGCGTGTTCGGCAGCGAGCGGCTGATGATGCCCCGGCCCGCGCTGGCGCTGTCCGACGCGGCGTACTTCCGCTACGTGGCCGTGTGGCTGGCGGCGGTGCTGGCGTTGATCGAGCTTCACCGACGCACGCGCGCCGGGCGCTCGTGGGCGCTGATCCGGCGCGGCGAGGCGGCGGCCGTGGCGGCCGGCGTCAACATCCTGCGCTACCAGACCTGGGCCTTCGGCCTCGCGGGCTTCTGCGCCGGCGTGGCGGGCGCATTGCTTGCGGGCGGCGTGGGGCAGCTCGACGGGCGCGCCTTCACCGCGGGCGACTCGGTGATGCTGTTCGCGCTCACGGTGGTGGGAGGGGCCTACAACTGGGCGGGCGCGCTGATTGCCGGCTTGCTGCTTCGCGCGGTGCCGGCGCTGCTGACGGACTTCGGGGTGAATGGCTATCTGGCGATGATCTTCTTCGGCGTCGCGTTGCTGCATGCCCTCATCACCGCGCCCAGCGGCATCGCCGGACAACTGGCCGGCGCCTTCGCAGCAGTGCGCCAGCGGCTGTCTGGCGGCAAGGATGCCGCGCCATGA
- a CDS encoding branched-chain amino acid ABC transporter permease: protein MDEYLPFVISGLGLGAVYALSGVGLVVLYRSSGVLNFAFGAIGAIGAYVAWSMLEADWPQGLAWCAAIVTSMLLSLAYGRLLAPRLSHRDPTIRSIATLGFALVVVGFTEWYWGEQPRRLVLPTDAGAIDFVLGEVEVRLTHTRALGLALAVLMMGGVGLLLSKTRVGLKMRALANDRDLSALLGIRVLGVDTVAWVLSGAFAGVCGLLLANIVRLQATLLTFLVIPAFAAAIIGRLHSLPATVAGGIAIGVLEALAITVPGFAAFRTATPFLIALAMIVFYRTGTRQA from the coding sequence ATGGACGAATACCTGCCTTTCGTCATCTCGGGCCTGGGCCTGGGCGCGGTGTATGCGCTCTCCGGCGTGGGGCTGGTGGTGCTCTACCGCTCGTCGGGCGTGCTGAACTTCGCCTTCGGTGCCATCGGCGCGATCGGCGCCTACGTGGCCTGGTCGATGCTCGAGGCGGACTGGCCGCAGGGGCTGGCGTGGTGCGCGGCCATCGTCACTTCGATGCTGCTGTCGCTGGCCTACGGACGGCTGCTGGCGCCGCGGCTGTCGCACCGCGATCCGACCATCCGCAGCATCGCGACGCTGGGCTTCGCGCTGGTGGTGGTGGGCTTCACCGAGTGGTACTGGGGCGAACAGCCGCGCCGGCTGGTGCTGCCTACCGACGCGGGCGCCATCGACTTCGTGCTGGGCGAGGTCGAGGTGCGGCTTACCCATACCCGCGCCCTGGGGCTCGCGCTGGCCGTGCTGATGATGGGCGGCGTGGGCCTGCTGCTGTCGAAGACGCGCGTGGGCCTGAAGATGCGCGCGCTGGCCAACGACCGCGACCTGAGCGCGCTGCTCGGCATCCGCGTGCTGGGCGTCGACACAGTGGCCTGGGTGCTCAGCGGAGCCTTCGCCGGCGTGTGCGGCCTGCTGCTCGCGAACATCGTGCGGCTGCAGGCCACGCTGCTGACCTTCCTGGTGATTCCGGCCTTTGCCGCCGCCATCATCGGCCGCCTGCACTCGCTGCCGGCCACGGTGGCGGGCGGCATCGCCATCGGCGTACTGGAGGCGCTGGCGATCACCGTGCCGGGCTTCGCAGCGTTCCGCACTGCCACGCCGTTTCTGATCGCGCTGGCGATGATCGTGTTCTATCGCACCGGGACGCGGCAGGCATGA
- a CDS encoding ABC transporter substrate-binding protein — protein sequence MKKIQKKIALSFAVGAMGIAGAGGAWAQSGPDCGLNTGKPATGEPIPIGAVVGKTGPDDFSASGQAAAAYFKCVNANGGINGRPVDYVVVDDQWNPETAAQVASKLVKDRKVVALAGSTSFVECGANAKMYADEGVMVIAGTGVPRECFNARNYVPVNAGPRVSATIAAMYAAQKYKSKKMVCIIPNIPSLGNWACEGPKEWGRKNGVEVETIAIDPGSADATSTMLQAAAKKPDTIIMNVPKGILVPMLAAAEQQNIGKKIHFVSSAPAYNTDVPKAIGPYWKGNFDVNLEFNPLESAGPDNKNWLAVMDKYGAKSDPRDTFSQGGYVAARIVTQALLKMDPKKIDRAGVTDALRKVSDFRSDILCKPFYVGNGNRHNANNSGPVASPDGNGWRFAPGGCLTADDPELVDIRADEQKMGLK from the coding sequence ATGAAGAAGATCCAGAAGAAGATTGCGCTGTCCTTCGCGGTCGGCGCCATGGGTATCGCGGGTGCGGGCGGTGCATGGGCACAGTCGGGCCCCGACTGCGGCCTCAACACCGGCAAGCCCGCAACGGGCGAGCCCATTCCCATCGGCGCGGTGGTCGGCAAGACCGGCCCCGACGACTTCAGCGCCTCGGGCCAGGCGGCGGCCGCGTACTTCAAGTGCGTGAACGCCAACGGCGGCATCAACGGCCGCCCGGTCGACTACGTCGTGGTCGACGACCAGTGGAACCCGGAAACCGCCGCGCAGGTCGCCTCCAAGCTCGTGAAGGACCGCAAGGTGGTGGCGCTCGCGGGCAGCACCAGCTTCGTGGAGTGCGGCGCCAACGCCAAGATGTACGCCGACGAGGGCGTGATGGTCATCGCCGGCACCGGCGTGCCGCGCGAGTGCTTCAACGCGCGCAACTACGTGCCGGTGAACGCGGGGCCGCGCGTGTCGGCCACCATCGCCGCCATGTACGCCGCGCAGAAGTACAAGTCGAAGAAGATGGTCTGCATCATTCCGAACATCCCCAGCCTGGGCAACTGGGCCTGCGAGGGGCCGAAGGAGTGGGGCAGGAAGAACGGCGTGGAGGTCGAGACCATCGCCATCGACCCCGGCTCGGCCGACGCCACCTCCACCATGCTGCAGGCGGCCGCGAAGAAGCCCGACACCATCATCATGAACGTGCCCAAGGGCATCCTGGTGCCGATGCTGGCGGCCGCCGAGCAGCAGAACATCGGCAAGAAGATCCACTTCGTGTCGTCCGCGCCGGCCTACAACACCGACGTGCCCAAGGCCATCGGGCCCTACTGGAAGGGCAACTTCGACGTCAACCTCGAATTCAACCCGCTCGAATCGGCAGGCCCCGACAACAAGAACTGGCTTGCGGTGATGGACAAGTACGGCGCGAAGAGCGATCCGCGCGACACCTTCTCGCAAGGCGGCTACGTGGCAGCGCGCATCGTGACGCAGGCGCTGCTGAAGATGGACCCGAAGAAGATCGACCGTGCAGGCGTGACCGATGCGCTGCGCAAGGTGAGCGACTTCAGGAGCGACATCCTGTGCAAGCCCTTCTACGTGGGCAACGGCAACCGCCACAACGCCAACAACAGCGGCCCGGTCGCCAGCCCCGACGGCAACGGCTGGCGCTTCGCCCCCGGCGGCTGCCTGACGGCGGACGACCCGGAGCTGGTCGACATCCGCGCCGACGAGCAGAAGATGGGCCTGAAGTAA
- a CDS encoding aldehyde dehydrogenase family protein gives MNLRDLSIEHLGQVGLLAQRRRGNHIDGREAPPASGSYLPVVDPATEMTVAEAPDSDAADVNTAVASARRTFESAAWRSLRPADRERMLYTLSTLIEAHADELSALETLQSGKLRGIARMVDVGAGAEFVRYMAGWATKLEGQTLDNSIGIPGPQWVTYTRREPVGVVGAIVPWNFPLAIALWKVAPALAAGCTVVLKPSEETPLTALRLAELAIEAGFPPGALNVVCGRGATAGAALAQHPDIRKISFTGSTGVGRQIGHAAVDNMARFTLELGGKSPLIVLDDADPAAAAQGAANGIFFHQGQVCTAGSRVYVQRGIFDKVVAQLAQAAEGLHIGSGFDPQAQFGPLVSRRHMDRVMAHIDGAVAEGATLVTGGSRAFDGGCFVKPTVFVDAKPSMRIVREEVFGPVATVVPFDDVEDAIRMANDSAYGLAASVWSNSLSAVHRIVPRLQAGVVWVNAHNVLDNALPLGGVKQSGYGRDLGRAAVESFTELKSVCMAV, from the coding sequence ATGAATCTGCGAGACCTGTCGATCGAACACCTCGGCCAGGTGGGCCTGCTGGCACAGCGCCGGCGTGGCAACCACATCGACGGCCGCGAGGCGCCCCCCGCCAGCGGCAGCTACCTCCCGGTGGTCGACCCCGCCACCGAGATGACCGTGGCCGAGGCACCCGACAGCGACGCGGCTGACGTGAACACCGCCGTCGCCAGCGCGCGCCGCACTTTCGAGAGCGCCGCATGGAGGTCGCTGCGCCCTGCCGACCGCGAGCGCATGCTCTACACGCTGTCGACGCTGATCGAAGCGCACGCCGACGAACTCAGTGCGCTCGAGACGCTGCAAAGCGGCAAGCTGCGCGGCATCGCCCGCATGGTCGACGTGGGCGCGGGCGCCGAGTTTGTGCGCTACATGGCGGGCTGGGCCACCAAGCTCGAAGGCCAGACGCTGGACAACTCCATCGGTATTCCGGGTCCGCAGTGGGTGACCTACACGCGGCGCGAACCGGTCGGCGTGGTGGGCGCGATCGTGCCGTGGAACTTCCCGCTGGCCATCGCGCTGTGGAAGGTCGCGCCCGCGCTCGCGGCAGGCTGCACCGTGGTGCTCAAGCCTTCGGAAGAAACACCGCTCACCGCGCTGCGGCTGGCCGAACTGGCCATCGAGGCGGGCTTTCCGCCGGGCGCGCTCAACGTGGTGTGCGGGCGTGGCGCTACGGCCGGCGCGGCGCTCGCGCAGCATCCGGACATCCGCAAGATCAGCTTCACCGGATCGACCGGCGTGGGCCGGCAGATCGGCCATGCCGCCGTCGACAACATGGCGCGCTTCACGCTGGAGCTGGGCGGCAAGTCGCCGCTGATCGTGCTCGACGACGCCGACCCGGCCGCGGCGGCGCAGGGTGCGGCCAACGGCATCTTCTTCCACCAGGGGCAGGTGTGCACCGCGGGCTCGCGCGTGTATGTGCAGCGCGGCATCTTCGACAAGGTGGTGGCGCAACTGGCGCAGGCGGCCGAGGGGCTGCACATCGGCTCGGGCTTCGACCCGCAGGCGCAGTTCGGCCCGCTCGTCTCCAGGCGCCACATGGACCGCGTGATGGCGCACATCGACGGTGCGGTGGCCGAGGGCGCGACGCTGGTCACCGGCGGTAGCCGAGCCTTCGATGGCGGCTGCTTCGTGAAGCCCACCGTGTTCGTCGACGCGAAGCCCTCGATGCGCATCGTGCGCGAGGAGGTGTTCGGCCCGGTCGCGACGGTCGTGCCCTTCGACGACGTGGAAGACGCGATCCGCATGGCCAACGACAGCGCCTACGGCCTGGCCGCCAGCGTGTGGTCGAACAGCCTCTCGGCCGTGCACCGCATCGTGCCGCGCCTGCAGGCGGGTGTGGTCTGGGTCAACGCGCACAACGTGCTCGACAACGCACTGCCGCTGGGCGGCGTGAAGCAGTCGGGCTACGGGCGCGACCTGGGGCGTGCGGCGGTCGAGAGCTTCACCGAGCTCAAGAGCGTGTGCATGGCGGTGTAG